AGATCTACGTCGCCGGAACCGCCTCGGCGTACAAGGACATCCAGGACGGCGCCAAATACGACCTGCTCATCGCCGCACTGGCCGCGATCAGCCTCATCCTGCTCATCATGATGTTCATCACCCGCAGCCTGGTTGCCGCGATGGTCATCGTCGGGACGGTGGTGCTGTCGTTGGGTGCGTCGTTCGGCCTGTCGGTCCTGGTGTGGCAGTACATCTTCGGCATCCAGTTGTATTGGATCGTGCTGGCGCTGGCCATCATCCTGCTGCTGGCGGTGGGCGCCGACTACAACCTGCTGTTGATATCCCGGTTCCAGGAAGAGATCGGGGCCGGGCTCAAGACCGGCGTCATCCGCGCCATGGCCGGTACCGGCCGGGTGGTGACCGCGGCCGGCCTGGTGTTCGCCGCCACCATGTCCTCGTTCATCTTCAGCGACCTCATCGTCCTCGGACAGATCGGCACGACGATCGGACTCGGCCTGCTCTTCGACACCCTGATCGTGCGGTCGTTCATGACACCGTCCATCGCGGCCCTGCTCGGCCGGTGGTTCTGGTGGCCACAGATCGTGCGGCCACGCCCGGCCAGTCGGATGCTGCGCCCGTACGGATCTCGGACGTCGGTACGTCGACTGCTCGATCCGGAGCCAGAGGCTGGCGCAGGGGCAGGGGCAACCACATCGAGCTAGCCGCCGGGTCTCACACCAGGTTCGCTCGGGCCCATTCCTCGGCGGTCGTGGTGTTGATGCCGCGAACAGCGTTGTACGACTGGTCCTTCGGCCAGGCAACACCATTGGTGCGGGCGAACACCGCCCGGTACTTGCTCATCGTGTCGGCGGGACGCTGCCGTAGCTGGTCGGCCAGGAAGTCAGTGGTCCACAATGTTCGGGTGACCGAGGTCGCACGGACCCGGTCGACGATATCGGCGAGTTCGCGGTAGCTGATGGTGTCGCCGGCGAGATAGACGACGGTGTCGCGAATGCGAGGTTCGGCGAAGACGATGTCGGCAGTGAGTGCGCCGATGTCTTCGGGTGTGGTGAGGGTGACTCGGTTGTCCCAGCTTCCCAGCGCACGCACGGTATCGGCAGGCAGATCCACGACGCCGAACTCGGGTTCGAACAGGAAGCTGGTGAACATGCCGGTGGAGACGATGACCCACTCCGTGGTGTCCTGGTTGCGCAACAGATCGCGTACGTCGAGTTGCTCATCGAACAGCGCCTGCGCGCTACCGCGGCCTATTTCGTCGTAGTCGACGCCGAATTGCCATGGGAAGAATCGCGATACGCCGGCCGTGAGGGCCGATTGCGCGAGTTTGCGCTGTGTGCCCGGTCCGGCCGCGAAACCAACACAACTGATGACCGTGTGGTGGCGCCCCATTATGGCCGCAAGCTCGGCCACCGACGCCGTCGCGACGTCGGCATGTTCGATGGTGACACCCGCCTCGGTCAGCTCCTTGCTGCGCGCATCGCCTTTCGCATCGGCATCCGCCGGTGGCCGCAACAGCACCGCGATTTTTGCGGCACCTGGATGACCTGCGACATGACGGGTGAGAGCGGACAACACACTGGCGCCGAGCTCTCCTGCCCCGATGACGAGAATGCTCGGGCTGTCCGCCGGTGGTGGTGTTGCGGGCACCGCGGCCTCCGTTTCCTTGGTGATGCGTCAACAAGGTCTGCAACCGCCAGATCGGCGACATTCATCCCGCTGCTTAGGAGTTCAGATAGGTGACGACCGCGAGCACACGGCGGTGATGGGCCGTCGACGGCGGCAGATCGAGCTTGGTGAAGATGCTGCCGATATGTTTCTCCACGGCGCGTTCAGAGACCGAGAGGTGTTCGGCCAGGGCGCTGTTCGAGTGCCCCTCGGCCATCAGGGCGAGAACCTCGCGTTCGCGCGGCGTCAGCCGGGCCAGTGCATCGCCGCTGCGGCGGGTACCCATCAATTGGCGCACCACTTCGGGATCGAGCGCGGTGCCCCCGGCCGCCACACGCCGCACCGCGGCGTCGAACTCACCGATGTCGGCCACGCGGTCCTTCAGCAGATAGCCGACCCCTTCCGGGTTGCCGGCCAAAAGCTCAGCGGCATAGCGGGTTTCCACCCACTGCGAGAACACCAGGACACCGACATCGGGGTGCGAGCGCCGCAACGAGACCGCCTCGACAAGTCCCTCGTCGGTGAAGGTGGGCGGCATGCGGATATCGATGACGAACACTTCCGGCCGCAGCGTCTCGGCGATCTCCCGTATCTGGTCGGCCATGCCCACCTTGGCCACGACGTCGTGCCCACGCTCGACGAGCAACTGAGTCAGACCGTCACGCAGGATCGCGTTGTCCTCGGCGATCGCCAACCGGGTCATCGTTGCGTTCCCGACGGAACGACGACGGTGATCGTGGTGGGCCCACCGGCCGGACTGTCGATGTCGAGACGCCCGTCGACCATCCGCAATCGATCGGCCAGCCCCGTCAACCCCGAGCCGTTGGCCGGCTGCACGCCACCGGAACCGTTGTCCACCACAGTGATCCGCAGCCCATCGGCATCGCCGTGCAGCCGCACCGTGGCTTGAGTAGCGCCGGAGTGCCGGGACACGTTGGCCAACAACTCCGCCACGCAGAAGTACGCCAGCGTCTCCACACCCAGCGAGGGACGCACGGTGACCTCACCGACCAGTTCGACCGGAATCGGGTTGCGCGCCACCAATGTCTGCACCGCCGGCACGAGGCCGAGATCTAATGCGGGCGGACGGATTCCGCGGACCAGATCACGCAACTCGGCCAGGGTGTCCTTGGTGTTGGCCAGTGCGTCGGAGACCAGTTGCCGGGCGGGCCCGGCTTTGTCGGGGTCGGCCAGTTGTTCCTCGGCCCGCGCCAGCGTCATCGCCACCGCGATGAGCCTGGCTTGGGTTCCGTCATGCAGGTCCCGCTCGACGCGGCGCAGGGTCGCTGCCGAATCGTCGACCACATCGGCCCGAGCCTGCTCCAGTTCGCCGACCCGCCGTTCACGGCCGGTCGGCGCCAGCAGTGCGCCGGCCAACCACACATGGGCACGCCCGAGTCCGAGCATGACCCATGCCAACAGATACAGCGCGAGCAGTCCACCCGCCGACAGCAGCAGGTAGGTGCCCAGCGAGTCCACGGGTTCACCGAAGCTGACGATCGCTTCCCCCGTGACCGCCCAGATCACCGGGGAGACCACCAGGACCGCCGACATCGCGACTCCCAGCACCACCCCGTAACCGAGCGGTGTCATCACGACGCTCTGCAGGAGAAGGAATCCCAGGCTGCGCCAACCGACACCGTCTGTCAGCGCGGCGGCCACGGTGTGGGGCCAACTCGCCTGCCGGGTAAAGGGTGCCGGTGGGTCGATCGCGACGCCGACCAGCCGGGCCAGGGCCCGGTACAGCGCGTTCCACCGTCGACCCGACAGCACCACGAGCGCCAGCAGCGGTATGCCGACCAGGGTCACGAGCAACAGCCCCGAGGTCAGGCCGGTCACGAAGAGGTAGACGACACCGACCAGAGCGAGAACGCTCACCAGCAGGAAATAGAGATAGCCCCGGCAGGCCGCCGCGGTGAACGGAGTGCGCAACGTCGCGCGCCGGTCCTGGGATGTCGAGGTGGGTGCGATAGCGGTGGTGGTCACGCTCATCATCGTTGCCGGACCCGTCGGCACCGGGCGATGGTGCTGTCCGGCCAATTGACGGTGTGGCTGGCCACACCGTCAGCTGTCGAGGGAGCGCAGCAGTGTCCTGGTGCGAGCCCTGGTTTCAGGTGACGCGTCGAACACCACCCCGACATATTCGTCGACGCCGACGGCTCCGAGGGACCGGATACGTTCTGCCACAGTGCTTTCGTCGCCGATGATCGCGGCATCCTCGGGGCCGGCATATCCCTCCCTGTCGAGCATGGCCCGATAGGACGGCAGGTGCCCGTACATCGCGAACTGCTTGGCGGCCTGGGCACGGGCGCCGTCGACGTCATCGGTGACACTGACCGGAAGCGCGGCGACGACGCGGACCGGGCGGTCCCCGGCGGCCTCCCGCAGCGTCGGGGCGACATGCTCGGCCAGCGTGGTCGGGCCGGTCATCCAGGTGACGGTGCCGGCGGTGCGTCGGCCGGCGAGCTTGAGCAGCTGCGGGCCCAGCGCGGCGATGTACACATCAGGGGCCGACGCACCCGGGATCTGGAGTGCGCCGCGGGTGGTGACCGTCTCCCCCGGCGCGTCAGCGGGCTCGCCGGCCAGCAGCGGCTGCAGGCCGTCCAGATATTCCCGCAGGCGGCGGACCGGCTTGTCCCACGGGATGCCCCACATGCCCTCGGTCACCGCCGCGTGCGTCATACCGAGGCCGAGCAGGAACCGGCCGCCACTGATCAGGCTGAGCGTGAGCGCGCGCTGCGCCAGCAGCATCGGGTGCTGGTTCTGAATCGGGATGACACCGGTTCCCACCTCGATCCCGTCGACCTCACGGAACGCCACCGCCAGCACGGTCAGCAGATCCGGCTCGTAGGGCATCTGCGTCATCCAGACCCGCCGGAATCCCTCGTCGCGCAGTTGCGCAAGGTTCTCAACGGTGGCGTCGATCGGAGAGCGGCCGCCGGTTTCACTCAGTGAGGCGATGAGGCTGATCTGCATGCCACCACGCTATGCGGAGCGCGGGCCGCCCGAAACCAGAAGTGGCGGGCAATCAGACAAAAAGGGCGGGTTCGGGAGGACACTTGGGGGCGTTCCAATTCGTCTCACGCAGCCGGTCTTTCACCCCTGTACCGACTCTTTGGATCAGTCACTCCCGAACCCGTCGTAGGCTCGATCGTACGCCTCGGGTACCCCTCAAACCAGAGAAAAGTACGGCCGAATTTGCCGAGAATTTAGAAGCTGGGTCGCCCCGTGTTGCCGTCGGGTCGGGGGGTCAGACGGCAACACGGAGCTACCCGTGTATCGACCTCTATGCCGCCGCCGTTACACATCCCCAAAAGAAACTTTTCGGATGTTTTCGCGGCAGGCATTTGTAGAGGTCATGCCTCCAAGATGGCGGCGACACCCTGCCCACCGGCCGCACAGATCGAGATCAGGCCGCGCACCGGCTGACCCGTTACCTTCTTCTTGTGCGCCAGTTGCTTGGCCAGCTGCGCCACGATCCGGCCGCCGGTGGCCGCGAACGGATGGCCCGCGGCCAGGGAGGAACCGTTGACGTTGAGCTTGGCGCGGTCGATGGAGCCGAGCGCTTTGTCCAGGCCCAGGCGCTCTTTGCAGTACTCGTCGGATTCCCAGGCCGACAGGGTGGCCAGCACCACCGAGGCGAACGCCTCGTGGATCTCGTAGAAATCGAAATCCTGCAGGGTCAGCCCGTTGCGGGCCAGCAGCCTCGGCACTGCGTACGTCGGGGCCATCAGCAGGCCGTCGGGCCCGTTGACGTAATCGACGGCGGCGGTCTCCGAGTCGACGAAATAGGCCAGCGGCTCGTGGCCGTGCGCGGCAGCCCAGTCCTCGCTGGCCAGCAGCGCCACCGAGGCGCCGTCGGTCAGCGGGGTCGAGTTACCCGCGGTCATGGTCGCGTCGCCGGCCTTGACGCCGAACACCGGCTTGAGCTTGGCCAGCTTCTCCGGCGAGGAATCCGCGCGCAGATTGTTGTCGCGGTACAGGCCGAGGAACGGCGTCACCAGGTCGTCGAAGAAGCCGCTGTCATAGGCGGCGGCCATGTTGCGGTGGCTGGCGGCAGCCAGTTCGTCCTGGTCGACGCGCTTGACGCCCATCTTCTTGGCGGTGACGGCGGCGTGCTCGCCCATCGACATGCCGGTGCGGGGCTCGCTGTTCACCGGGATCTCCACACCGAGGGCGGCCGGCAGCTTGCCGACCAGCTTGAGCCGGTCCAGGTTGGACTTGGACCGCCGCAGGCCGAGCAGCACCTGCCGCAGGTCGTTGCCGAAGGCGATCGGCGCGTCCGAGGCGGTATCCACACCGCCCGCCGCCGCCGATTCGTACTGGCCCAGCGCGATCGCGTTGGCGGCCGCGGTGGCGGCCTGCAGACCGGTACCGCAGGCCTGCTGGATGTCGTACGCCGGCGTGTAAGGCGACAATGCGCTGCCCAGCACGCATTCACGCATGAGGTTGAAGTCGCGGCTGTGCTTGAGCACCGCCCCACCGATCACCGCGCCGAGGCGTTCACCGGCCAGATCGAAACGCTCGATCAGCCCGTCCAGGGCGGCGGTGAACATGTCCTGGTTGGAGGCGTTGGCATACGCGCCGTCGGACCGTGCGAACGGAATCCTGTTGCCACCCAATACGGCAACGCGGCGCCGGGTCGTGTTGTTGGCCATCTGTTTGCCCTCCACTGTCGGGTTGTCCGGGGCCATATTACCCACTGTTCTTACTCTGGAGTAAGTTCGGTGTTGACAACGCAGTACTGCGAAGCGAAAGGCAGCTGAAGTGGCTTCCGATCTGTTCTCCCAAGTGGTCAACTCCGGGCCGGGATCGTTCCTGGCCAAGCAGCTGGGCGTGCCGCAGCCCGAGACTCTGCGCCGCTATCGCCCCGGTCAGCCCCCGCTGGCCGGCTCCCTGCTGATCGGCGGTGAGGGCCGTGTCGTCGAGCCCCTGCGCGCCGCGCTGGCCGACGACTACGACGTCGTGTCCAACAACATCGGCGGCCGCTGGGCCGATTCGTTCGGTGGCGTGGTGCTCGATGCCACCAGCATCGCCGACGCCGCCGGGCTCAAGGAGCTCTACCAGTTCTTCACGCCGGTGCTGCGCAACCTCGCCTCGTGCGCCCGCGTGGTCGTCATCGGCACCACCCCGGACCAGGCCGGCAGCGTGCACGCCCAGATCGCGCAACGCGCCCTGGAGGGCTTCACCCGCTCACTCGGCAAGGAACTGCAGCGCGGCGCCACCGCGTCGCTGGTGTACCTGGCTGCCGACGCCAAGCCCGCTGTGACCGGCCTGGAGTCCACCCTTCGGTTCATCCTGTCGGCCAAGTCGGCCTACGTCGACGGGCAGGTGTACCGCGTGGGCGCCGCCGACTCGACCCCGCCGGCCGACTGGGACAAGCCGCTGGCCGGCAAGGTGGCCGTGGTGACCGGTGCGGCCCGCGGCATCGGCGCGACCATCGCCGAGGTGTTCGCGCGTGACGGCGCAACCGTGGTCGCGGTGGACGTTCCCCAGGCCGCCGAGGATCTGGGCAAGGTCGCCGAGAAGGTCGGCGGCAGTGCCCTGACGCTGGACGTCACCGCCGACGATGCCGTCGAGCAGATCGTCGCGCATGTCACCGCTCAGCACGGCGGCAAGGTCGATGTGCTGGTGAACAACGCCGGCATCACCCGCGACAAGCTGCTGGCCAACATGGACGAGAGCCGCTGGGACTCCGTGATCGCGGTGAACCTGCTTGCTCCGCAGCGCCTCACCGAGGGCCTGGTCGCCAGCGGCACGCTCGGCGAAGGCGGCCGGGTGATCGGACTGTCCTCGATGGCCGGCATCGCCGGTAACCGCGGGCAGACCAACTACGCCGCCACCAAGGCCGGCATGATCGGGCTGACCGAGGCCTTGGCACCGGTGCTCGCCGAGAAGGGCATCACGATCAACGCCGTGGCCCCCGGCTTCATCGAGACCAAGATGACCGACGCCATCCCGCTGGCCACCCGCGAGGTGGGCCGCCGGCTGAACTCGCTGTTCCAGGGCGGCAAGCCCGTGGACGTGGCCGAGTTGATCGCCTACTTCGCCAGCCCCGCATCGAATGCCGTCACCGGCAACACCATCCGGGTCTGCGGCCAGGCCATGCTGGGGGCGTGAGTACGTGAACAACATGCTGCGCGCCGTCGTCGGCGCCCTGCCGTTCATCCCGCGCGACGACACGCTGCCGGCTCGCACCGTCACGGTCGACAACCTACCCATCGACCCGGCCAACGTCGCGGCCTATGCACAGGTGACCGGGCTGCGATTCGGCGACACCCTGCCGCTGACCTACCCGTTCGCGCTGACCTTCCCGACGGTGATGTCGCTGGTCACCGGATTCGATTTTCCGTTCGCCGCAATGGGTTCGGTGCACATCGAAAACCACATCACCCAGTACCGGCCGATCAAGGTGACCGACGCCGTCAGCGCGGCCGTGCACGCGGAGAACCTGCGCGAGCACCGCAAGGGCCTGTTGGTGGACATCGTCACCGAGCTCAAGGTCGGCAACGATGTGGCGTGGCACCAGGTGACGACGTTCCTGCACCAGCAGAAGACCAGCCTGTCCGGTGAGCCCAAGCCCGAACCGCAGAAGCAGCCGAAGCTGCCGCCGCCCAACGCCGTTCTGAACATCACCGCGGGCCAGATCCGGAACTACGCGTCGATCGGCGGGGACCACAACCCCATCCACACCAATGGGGTCGCGGCCAAGCTGTTCGGCTTCCCGACCGTCATCGCGCACGGGATGTTCAGTGCCGCAGCCGTCCTGGCGAACATCGAAGGGCAGATCCCCGACGCGGTCAGGTACTCGGTGCGGTTCGCCAAGCCCGTGGTGCTGCCGGCCAAGGCCGGGCTCTACGTCGAGCGTGACGCCGACGGCTGGGAGCTGACCCTGCGGAACCTTTCGAAGGGCTACCCGCACCTGACCGCAACGGTCAGCCCGTTGCGCTGAGCCTCGAGTGTGCGTACAGATCGCACTTTCGCGCTAGATCGCGATCTGTACGCACGCTCGGCGAAACTCACGCGCTCGGGACGGCATCCCCGGAAGTCCGCCGCAGATCGGCGAATTCGGAGATCGATGCCGAGGTGACCGACGCGACCGGCCGGGCATTGGGTGCCGATGCATCAGACTTGGACACCATCACCACGTTGTCGATGTAGGGCTGGATCGTCGTGCTGTTCTGCACGGTCGACACGATCACCAACTGGAAACCGAACTTTCGGAACGCCGACAGCGCCTGCTGGGCGAACTGCGGGTCCGATTTGGAGAACGCCTCGTCGAGCATCAACTGGGCGAACAGCGGCCGGGTGTCATTGCTGTCCGGGCTGGCCAGGTTGAAGCTCAGCGCCCCGGCCAGACAGAACGCCATGAGCTTCTCCTGCTCACCACCGGAGTTGTCACCGGAGTTGCTGTAGGTCCGGATCACCTCACCGGTCTCGGCGTCGCGCTCCTCGCAATACAGCACGAACCGGTTACGCACATCCAGCGCGTCGCGGGTCCACTGCCGGTCCTCGGGTGTGTTGCCGGCCAACAACTTTCGCAGTTGCAGTATGTCGGTGTACTGCTCGAACATCGCGGTCTCATCACCGAAGCTCACCAGTGACACCCGCGCCGAGATGCGCTGCGCCTTCTCGTTCAGCTCGTCGACCGCCGCCAGGTGCCGGGTACCTGCGTGCAGGGTCAGCCGGGTGCCGCGGTTGAACTCCACCGCGCCCAGCCCGGTGTTAACCCGGGCGATCTGCTCGGTGATCCGCCGCGCCTCGTTGTCGGCGATCATGTGCAGGTTCAGGATCGCGCCCGGGGCCTGTTCGGTGATCAGGCGCTGCATGCGCTCGTAGGCGTCGGGCAGTTCCCGCTCGTCGATACGACGGCACAGCGCCACGTAGTCGTGCACCCGCTCGTCGAACACATCGCTGTCGTTCGGGATCGCGTCGGGGAACGAGCTGTCGTAGGCGGACATGATGCCGGCCAACTCGTCATGCGAGCGGTTGCGGTCCGCCCGCAGCCGGTCCCGCTCCCGGCTGATGACGCGGATCAGTTCGTTTCGGTAGGGCTCGGGTTCGAGCAACTCAAGGCTCAAGGCGATGTCGGCGGCATAGCCGTCGATCGTGTCGCGGGCATGCGACGGGAATTCGCCGGACCCGATCCGTTCGGTGAGGAGCTCACTGAGCTCAAGCAGCGCGGTGCGCCTGCGATCCAGCGTGGTCTCACGTTCGTTGAGCGAGCCGATCTGCTGGATGACCTTCTCGACGCGCTCCCAGCACTCGTCGGCCCGTTGTTGCAGCCGTTCGGCATCGGGATTGTCGGACACCAGCAGGTCGTGTTCGTCCTGCAGCCGCTCGAGCATCTCGTCGACCGAATCGGTGTCGATGTCGCTCCACTGCATGTACTGGTCGCACAGTGCCCGGCACGCCCGTTCCCGGGATTGCAGCTGGCCGCGGTGCTCGTCGAGCCGCTCGCGGGCGGTGCGCGCCACCTGGTACACATCCTGTGCAGCGGTCAGATCATCCTGCAGCGCTTCGACTTTGGCCGCGGTGCCACCGAGGAAGATGTAGTCCGAGGGCCGCAGCCGCGACCGGTCGTCCTTGATCGAGAGCCGGCCGCTGTCCTTGCGCAGACCCTGGTCGGTGACCGCACGGGACTGCTCGGTGAACTCCCCCGGCCCGTCCACACACACGTAGTCACCGACGCTTGCGATCACGTTGAGCGCCTCCACGGCACTGTCGTGTGTCGGGTCGGCGAGCTGCAGCTTGGTGGCCAGCGTGTTCGGGGGCGGCGTACGCAACTGCGAGCCGTGCTGGACGTGCTGCAACTGGATCCGCCCGCGCATGTCGTTCTCGTTGACGAAGCGCAGCGCCCGCTCCATGTAGGCATCGGGAACCAGCAGGCGTAATCCGGCCCCGCGCAACACCTTCTCGACGGCCAGCCGCCACCGCGACTCGTCCGGCTTCAGCTCCATCAGCTCGGCCACGTAGACCAGATCGCGCTCGGAGATGTCGAGCGCCCGGGCGATACGCGCCCGCATCTCGTACTCGGTCCGAGGCAGCGGCGAGCCCAGCCGCTGCACCCGCTCCAGCTCGGCCTCCACGCTCTCCCGCGCCTCACGAGCCCGGACTTCCTTGGCCGACGCCTCGACGTAAGGCTGGTTGCCGGTGAACAGTTCGCGGTGCAGCCGGTCGGCTTCCTCCATCAAAGTCTCACGCAGCGACCAGAACTCCTCGCCGTTGTCCGGCGGGGTCAGTCCAAGCGAGGTGACCTTGTCCTCGTAGGTGCTGCGCCGACGCGAGACTTCCTCGCTGATCCGCTCGGCCTCGGTCAGCCGTTGTTGCAGCGGCACCAGATCCACGGTGACGGTGTTGATCTGGGCCATCAGCGAGTTGTGCTCGTTCTTGAGCTGACGCTGCTGGGTACCGAACTCGTCGCGCTGGGCGCCGAGCTGGGTGATCTGATCGTCGAGATTGGCGATCTCCGGGCCGGCCTGGGCCAGGCGCAGGTGGTCGACGTAATCGCGGATCATGGCGTTGTCGATGGTGTCGATCACCCCGAACTTGGCCGCCTCGTCGGCGTAACGCGCCTGGACCGCGGCGATGTTGCCGAGCGTGTTGCGCTTGCGCCGGGCCACATCGAGCAGGCCGCGAGCCTCGACCAGCGGGTTTATCTGCTCCAGGGCCTCTTCCACCCCGCTGAGGCTGGCCGGCTCGTCGAGCATGAACTCCCGGACGAACTGCTCAAGACCGCCAACGCTTTTCAGCGACTTGGCCTTTCCGAGCAGCTGCTGTGCGGCCTCGGAGGCCCGGATGCCGATGCTGGAGTACAGCTGGGCCAGGTACTGGCTCTCGCTGCGGCCACCGGTCCAGCCGTCGTCGCGGAACACCGCGGCGTCATAGCCGTTGGACGCCCAGCGGTTGCACAAACCGAAGATGTCGCGGTCGTCGTCGATCAGGTAGTAGCGGCTGCCCGGATCCGAGGTCTTCTCTGCGGCCAGCCATTTGAGCACCAATCCGGTGACCGAACGCCCGGTGCGGTCGCTGTAGGTGACCGCGACGGCCGACCAGGCCGGACCCGTCCCGCGCAGGTACATGATCTGGCGGCTGGTGCCCTCGCGCCGCTCTCCCCAGGCGCCGCGGACGTACTTGTCGACGGTGCGCTTACCGGTGCCCGATCCCGCGGCGGTGGTATCGCCGGAGGCATTGAAGTTGCGGCGGTGCGACGGCAGGAAGGCCAGCGAAATCGCGTCCAGCAGCGAGGATTTGCCGCTCCCCGACGATCCCGTGATCAGTGTGCCGTGCTGGCTGAACGGGATCGAGTGATACCCGTCGAACACGCCCCAGTTGATGACCTGCAGACGCGACAGCGAGAACTGGTTGGTCGGTTCAGCCATGAGCATCCACTTCGTCGGAGAGCCGTTCGGACAGGTCGTCGATGTCGTCGTCCCCGGTGCCGGTGGCGGCCCGCTTCAACTGCTCGAACTGCTGCTGCAGTTCGGTGATCATCGAGGCCGTCATGATCGCGTTGACCACCGGGCTGATCGTGAAACTGTCCTCGTCTTCCCGGTTGCGGGAGAGCATCTCGATGTCGGTGAGCCGCTCGATCGCGTTGTCGATGCGCTTGTCGAACGAGGCGGTGTCCCGGTCGGTGTCGTTGTTCACCCCGGCGAACAGCTCGTGGATCTCGTCACGGCTGATCAGGACGTTCTCGTCGCGCGACGCGGCGCGCATGAGCTTGGCCAGGTGCAGGGCCAGGATCGAATCGTAGGTGTTGAGCGTTTCGCGGCGCAGCAGCCGGCGCCGCCACTGCGACTCGTAGTCGGCCTGCTCGACATAGGCGATGTCGTGATCGTCCGAGATGCACAGCCGCATATCGAGTTCCGACAGCCGAACGGTGAGCTCGCTACGGTACCGGGTGACCCATGACCACAGCTCCGAGTGGTTGTCCTTGCTGACGTAGCGACGCGACAACAGATGCTGCAATGCCCAGCAGGCGCGGTCGGGCAACTCACTGACGTCCCCGTCGAAGCGGGGCGCGCGGCGCTGATCGGTGGACCGTTCGACGGCGTCGATGCTCGGCAGGGCATCGAAATCGATCGTCGTATCCGGGACCGAAGAGGTGTCCGGGGTGTCGGTCATAGCATGCTCTCACTCGCAGTAGGGATCGGCTCGGTGAAAATCAGTCGGGGAATCTCGATTTCGCGGTCGGCGCCCTCCAGGGACCGGAACCGTACCCGAACGGATTCAGCACCGTCGGCGGCCGGTTGCTTGAGCGCCCAAGACCACAGCACGATCACGTGGCCCAGGTATGCCGAGTCCAGCATGCCGATCGCGTCGGGCAGCGACAACGGGCCGGCCGCCACCGCGCCGTTGACCAGGTCGGCCAACTCGGCGGCGTCCACCTGAGAGGCCAGGGCCGAGAACGCAGACAGGTTCACCTCGCCCTCTGCCGACTCGGCCTGC
This genomic window from Mycolicibacterium neworleansense contains:
- a CDS encoding sensor histidine kinase, which gives rise to MSVTTTAIAPTSTSQDRRATLRTPFTAAACRGYLYFLLVSVLALVGVVYLFVTGLTSGLLLVTLVGIPLLALVVLSGRRWNALYRALARLVGVAIDPPAPFTRQASWPHTVAAALTDGVGWRSLGFLLLQSVVMTPLGYGVVLGVAMSAVLVVSPVIWAVTGEAIVSFGEPVDSLGTYLLLSAGGLLALYLLAWVMLGLGRAHVWLAGALLAPTGRERRVGELEQARADVVDDSAATLRRVERDLHDGTQARLIAVAMTLARAEEQLADPDKAGPARQLVSDALANTKDTLAELRDLVRGIRPPALDLGLVPAVQTLVARNPIPVELVGEVTVRPSLGVETLAYFCVAELLANVSRHSGATQATVRLHGDADGLRITVVDNGSGGVQPANGSGLTGLADRLRMVDGRLDIDSPAGGPTTITVVVPSGTQR
- a CDS encoding 3-oxoacyl-ACP reductase: MASDLFSQVVNSGPGSFLAKQLGVPQPETLRRYRPGQPPLAGSLLIGGEGRVVEPLRAALADDYDVVSNNIGGRWADSFGGVVLDATSIADAAGLKELYQFFTPVLRNLASCARVVVIGTTPDQAGSVHAQIAQRALEGFTRSLGKELQRGATASLVYLAADAKPAVTGLESTLRFILSAKSAYVDGQVYRVGAADSTPPADWDKPLAGKVAVVTGAARGIGATIAEVFARDGATVVAVDVPQAAEDLGKVAEKVGGSALTLDVTADDAVEQIVAHVTAQHGGKVDVLVNNAGITRDKLLANMDESRWDSVIAVNLLAPQRLTEGLVASGTLGEGGRVIGLSSMAGIAGNRGQTNYAATKAGMIGLTEALAPVLAEKGITINAVAPGFIETKMTDAIPLATREVGRRLNSLFQGGKPVDVAELIAYFASPASNAVTGNTIRVCGQAMLGA
- a CDS encoding aromatic alcohol reductase, with the translated sequence MPATPPPADSPSILVIGAGELGASVLSALTRHVAGHPGAAKIAVLLRPPADADAKGDARSKELTEAGVTIEHADVATASVAELAAIMGRHHTVISCVGFAAGPGTQRKLAQSALTAGVSRFFPWQFGVDYDEIGRGSAQALFDEQLDVRDLLRNQDTTEWVIVSTGMFTSFLFEPEFGVVDLPADTVRALGSWDNRVTLTTPEDIGALTADIVFAEPRIRDTVVYLAGDTISYRELADIVDRVRATSVTRTLWTTDFLADQLRQRPADTMSKYRAVFARTNGVAWPKDQSYNAVRGINTTTAEEWARANLV
- a CDS encoding LuxR C-terminal-related transcriptional regulator, producing MTRLAIAEDNAILRDGLTQLLVERGHDVVAKVGMADQIREIAETLRPEVFVIDIRMPPTFTDEGLVEAVSLRRSHPDVGVLVFSQWVETRYAAELLAGNPEGVGYLLKDRVADIGEFDAAVRRVAAGGTALDPEVVRQLMGTRRSGDALARLTPREREVLALMAEGHSNSALAEHLSVSERAVEKHIGSIFTKLDLPPSTAHHRRVLAVVTYLNS
- a CDS encoding acetyl-CoA C-acetyltransferase, which produces MAPDNPTVEGKQMANNTTRRRVAVLGGNRIPFARSDGAYANASNQDMFTAALDGLIERFDLAGERLGAVIGGAVLKHSRDFNLMRECVLGSALSPYTPAYDIQQACGTGLQAATAAANAIALGQYESAAAGGVDTASDAPIAFGNDLRQVLLGLRRSKSNLDRLKLVGKLPAALGVEIPVNSEPRTGMSMGEHAAVTAKKMGVKRVDQDELAAASHRNMAAAYDSGFFDDLVTPFLGLYRDNNLRADSSPEKLAKLKPVFGVKAGDATMTAGNSTPLTDGASVALLASEDWAAAHGHEPLAYFVDSETAAVDYVNGPDGLLMAPTYAVPRLLARNGLTLQDFDFYEIHEAFASVVLATLSAWESDEYCKERLGLDKALGSIDRAKLNVNGSSLAAGHPFAATGGRIVAQLAKQLAHKKKVTGQPVRGLISICAAGGQGVAAILEA
- a CDS encoding TIGR03564 family F420-dependent LLM class oxidoreductase — translated: MQISLIASLSETGGRSPIDATVENLAQLRDEGFRRVWMTQMPYEPDLLTVLAVAFREVDGIEVGTGVIPIQNQHPMLLAQRALTLSLISGGRFLLGLGMTHAAVTEGMWGIPWDKPVRRLREYLDGLQPLLAGEPADAPGETVTTRGALQIPGASAPDVYIAALGPQLLKLAGRRTAGTVTWMTGPTTLAEHVAPTLREAAGDRPVRVVAALPVSVTDDVDGARAQAAKQFAMYGHLPSYRAMLDREGYAGPEDAAIIGDESTVAERIRSLGAVGVDEYVGVVFDASPETRARTRTLLRSLDS
- a CDS encoding MaoC/PaaZ C-terminal domain-containing protein → MLRAVVGALPFIPRDDTLPARTVTVDNLPIDPANVAAYAQVTGLRFGDTLPLTYPFALTFPTVMSLVTGFDFPFAAMGSVHIENHITQYRPIKVTDAVSAAVHAENLREHRKGLLVDIVTELKVGNDVAWHQVTTFLHQQKTSLSGEPKPEPQKQPKLPPPNAVLNITAGQIRNYASIGGDHNPIHTNGVAAKLFGFPTVIAHGMFSAAAVLANIEGQIPDAVRYSVRFAKPVVLPAKAGLYVERDADGWELTLRNLSKGYPHLTATVSPLR